A genomic stretch from Caminicella sporogenes DSM 14501 includes:
- a CDS encoding S-layer homology domain-containing protein → MYKFKNNNLIAIILTCIMVFSGLITPTGMGNKIVWAENSKIETTVTEAVYSDKNEQNGIWEAVASNTNENLVDIWKSPEGEVFVLGQKNIYKYVSGKGLSKPIYHIDESNIYLHSIWGTSSENIYVVGGIYPNIRAYNDARPMYGSIRLHYDGIKWEKKTTNRTLRGYFDIDGTSKDNIYIVGENRITHFDGTEWKEKDREESIFMGIYIESEDDIYILGVIRKGRENKAGFRYFDGNKWKEYISSYEKRKFTDIFVKAPNEIYLAGREWDTRKSDIYPDINVKFDGKNFTEATELSEFKRINDFWTKDSNNTYAVGYDENERGLIYHYDGSKWRRVAVPEVLLDEKLNCIVGMDEENLLVVGDHGTILEYKVTDKKDLKLSKLDVTIDVSKKTLDIDALVSYIGKRDAENVTIAVYGVVYGEDDYDFIKEETTTFEPNCTNTIKFKDIPIEKLNNKNIKVVVDALNIVKEEDEENNILEKEIKTDLSIVDIKFLENRETIYKANKENKGFRIKYANNGNIKIKNINILVYENNQVIHKFPFKELSNEGTVELDKWTPKSGTIKLKAVIDENDVITETDEENNEKSIDLKVVANIKDMDWIKINIPEWDPVDYGTGMPYNAPNGVGDILAFENGEIYVKARRGLYKYEKKQGGTSWQLIKNRDEVDCIWGDSPKNIFTAEYLQKSDDKNECFVEHFNGENWKRINIDHPDVINNSCGIRQVWGSSREDIYINNGKGIYHYDGSSWKAYDLGFKLYRDPLIASHDNIYALSIDQKIYHYDGDRWSEYKVNYKGLSDREIEDIYLDANNHLCIVYKQNINGINSDIEQLEVACFNGESWKNISFPFLTRRINLSSNIHRRTRLCILDENNIYLMKDSLYYYDGQNWNEIAGTNNDDLIKPDGIDSGLDTIIGFGSDKLFLAGDRGRVWYRGTGLDIKEDSDYNNDEQDVNSVKVYIRVEGYDKTFVPRTSIVVDNFDLTPYLGKATGESATESKGWGPDRLKNPTVAHALIKALEQQGFDCTDHNSGCDLQDYGWSLYIAMIGGDREFDHRHTSGWMYRVNGWLPNYGCQAYRLKGGEDILWYFGAYGFDTWVTEIESDKTSVSTGEKVEVKLKGVVTPYNEEGDSFGSDREKLIKNATIYVNGKPYEMDGKEVKTNEEGKATLIFYEPGTYEISAERINGEGLRDIVRPLPIKIQVRGESKTPSGGINLDIKDVDKTLDELDKNMDKINTSEEEKEVVKKVTEIKNKLKKAAEKVKNEKEAHNVFNKATKTINILVKLSDKIMDKNNKKDVSIIAVENMKIILKLMDKITDKKEINKATSDIIDAAGNLIEKLGGENKKEFINNAVKAAKKAIEKSFKQEISKDALEERKNAVLVKIDMDEINAMTDEIESIEREMKEKLKQNKINQKIDLEKILKIEIPSKDKKEVYISLASNVINNLKQDGIEKVEIRTENAVFKLTPNTFNDKENKEEIALIAKIVDRNILTPLERYKIPKDCVIIDLDAKVGNEKINKFNEPIEVSIPYKGKVNKGEVVQVFLLKKDGTIENMGGEYDSDTRMVTFTTPHFSKYFANKVKVIFKDLGGYQWAKEAIEAMAQKGIINGRKEGIFAPSANITRAEFATLMAKMMGYNTENVEIPFTDVDKDTWYYDYVGAAYKNGLIRGRSSTIFDPNGKITREEMAVIVAKVLKQKGYKEATLEELNIFTDKEEISVWAREAVSICVREKIIRGMEDGRFAPKERANRAQAAVMLYKLYNLIH, encoded by the coding sequence ATGTATAAATTTAAAAATAACAATCTCATAGCTATAATCCTTACATGTATTATGGTATTTAGTGGATTAATAACTCCAACTGGCATGGGAAATAAAATAGTATGGGCGGAAAATTCAAAAATAGAGACAACAGTAACAGAAGCAGTTTATAGTGATAAAAATGAACAAAATGGAATATGGGAGGCTGTAGCATCTAATACAAATGAAAATTTAGTAGATATATGGAAAAGTCCTGAAGGAGAAGTATTTGTATTAGGGCAAAAAAATATTTATAAATATGTAAGTGGAAAAGGACTTAGTAAGCCGATATATCATATAGATGAATCGAATATATATTTGCATAGTATATGGGGAACTTCATCAGAAAATATATATGTTGTAGGCGGTATTTATCCAAATATAAGGGCTTATAATGATGCAAGACCTATGTATGGATCTATAAGACTACACTATGATGGTATTAAATGGGAAAAAAAGACTACTAACAGAACTTTACGAGGCTATTTTGATATTGATGGTACAAGTAAAGATAATATTTATATAGTAGGAGAAAATCGAATAACTCATTTTGATGGGACTGAATGGAAAGAAAAGGATAGAGAAGAGTCTATATTTATGGGGATATATATAGAAAGTGAAGATGATATTTATATATTAGGGGTGATTAGAAAAGGTAGAGAAAATAAAGCAGGGTTTAGATATTTTGATGGAAACAAATGGAAAGAATATATTTCATCCTATGAAAAAAGAAAATTTACAGATATATTTGTAAAAGCCCCTAATGAAATATATTTAGCAGGTAGAGAATGGGATACTAGGAAATCTGATATATATCCTGATATAAATGTAAAATTTGATGGGAAAAATTTTACAGAAGCAACAGAGCTATCAGAGTTTAAAAGAATAAATGATTTTTGGACGAAGGATTCAAATAATACTTATGCAGTGGGATATGATGAAAATGAAAGGGGTTTAATCTATCATTACGATGGCAGTAAATGGAGAAGAGTGGCTGTTCCGGAAGTTCTTTTAGATGAAAAGTTAAATTGTATAGTAGGAATGGATGAAGAAAACTTACTTGTAGTAGGGGATCATGGAACAATTTTAGAGTATAAAGTTACAGATAAAAAAGATTTAAAGCTATCTAAACTAGATGTAACTATTGATGTATCAAAAAAGACTTTAGATATTGATGCATTAGTGAGCTATATAGGAAAAAGAGATGCAGAAAATGTAACTATAGCTGTATATGGTGTAGTATATGGGGAAGATGATTATGATTTTATCAAAGAAGAAACGACTACTTTTGAGCCTAACTGTACTAATACTATAAAGTTTAAAGATATACCAATAGAAAAATTAAATAATAAAAATATAAAAGTAGTTGTAGATGCTTTAAATATAGTAAAAGAAGAGGATGAAGAAAATAATATATTAGAAAAAGAAATAAAAACAGATCTTAGTATAGTTGATATAAAGTTTTTAGAAAATAGAGAAACGATTTATAAAGCAAATAAAGAAAATAAAGGCTTTAGGATTAAATACGCAAATAATGGAAATATCAAGATTAAAAATATAAATATTTTAGTATATGAAAATAATCAGGTAATACATAAGTTTCCTTTTAAAGAGCTGTCAAATGAGGGAACTGTAGAATTGGATAAGTGGACGCCAAAGAGTGGAACTATTAAATTAAAAGCAGTCATAGATGAAAATGATGTCATAACAGAAACAGATGAAGAAAACAATGAAAAAAGTATTGATTTAAAGGTTGTAGCAAATATAAAAGATATGGATTGGATAAAAATAAATATACCCGAATGGGATCCTGTTGATTATGGTACTGGTATGCCTTATAATGCTCCTAATGGAGTTGGAGATATTTTAGCATTTGAAAATGGAGAAATATATGTAAAAGCTAGAAGGGGACTGTATAAGTACGAGAAAAAGCAAGGAGGCACTAGCTGGCAGTTAATCAAAAACAGGGACGAAGTAGATTGTATTTGGGGGGATTCACCAAAAAATATATTTACAGCTGAATATTTACAAAAAAGTGATGATAAAAATGAGTGCTTTGTTGAGCATTTTAATGGTGAAAATTGGAAAAGGATAAATATAGATCATCCTGATGTTATTAATAATAGTTGCGGTATTAGACAAGTATGGGGAAGTTCAAGAGAAGACATTTATATAAACAATGGAAAAGGGATTTATCATTACGATGGGTCTAGTTGGAAAGCATATGATTTAGGATTTAAACTGTATAGAGACCCACTAATTGCATCACATGACAATATTTATGCTTTATCAATAGATCAAAAGATTTATCACTATGATGGAGATAGATGGTCTGAATATAAAGTTAATTATAAGGGACTGTCAGATAGAGAAATTGAAGATATATATTTAGATGCTAATAATCATTTGTGTATAGTGTATAAACAAAATATAAATGGAATAAATTCTGATATAGAACAATTAGAAGTAGCATGTTTTAATGGAGAAAGTTGGAAAAACATATCATTTCCTTTTTTAACAAGGCGTATAAACTTAAGTAGTAATATTCATAGAAGAACAAGATTATGTATTTTAGATGAAAATAATATCTATCTTATGAAAGACAGTCTATATTACTATGACGGTCAAAATTGGAATGAGATTGCCGGTACCAATAATGATGATTTGATTAAACCGGATGGAATTGATAGCGGATTAGATACAATAATTGGTTTTGGTAGTGACAAATTATTTTTAGCTGGTGATAGAGGTAGAGTATGGTATAGAGGAACAGGATTGGATATAAAAGAAGATAGCGATTATAATAATGATGAACAGGATGTAAATAGTGTAAAGGTTTATATTAGAGTAGAAGGATATGATAAAACTTTTGTACCTAGAACTAGTATAGTAGTTGATAATTTTGATTTAACACCTTATTTAGGAAAAGCAACTGGGGAATCAGCAACAGAAAGTAAAGGTTGGGGTCCTGATAGACTTAAAAATCCAACTGTAGCTCATGCTCTAATAAAGGCCTTAGAACAACAAGGTTTTGATTGTACAGATCATAATAGTGGATGTGATTTGCAGGATTATGGCTGGTCACTTTATATAGCAATGATAGGTGGCGACAGAGAATTTGACCATAGACATACATCAGGATGGATGTACAGGGTAAATGGTTGGCTTCCTAATTATGGTTGCCAAGCGTATAGATTAAAAGGTGGAGAAGATATACTTTGGTATTTTGGTGCATATGGATTTGATACTTGGGTTACTGAAATAGAATCAGATAAGACAAGTGTAAGTACAGGTGAGAAGGTTGAAGTAAAATTAAAAGGAGTAGTGACACCATATAATGAAGAAGGTGACAGCTTTGGTTCAGATAGAGAAAAATTAATAAAGAATGCAACTATTTATGTAAATGGTAAGCCATATGAAATGGATGGTAAAGAAGTTAAGACAAATGAAGAAGGCAAGGCTACATTGATATTTTATGAGCCGGGAACTTATGAAATATCAGCAGAAAGAATAAATGGAGAAGGATTAAGGGATATAGTAAGACCATTACCTATTAAGATTCAAGTAAGAGGAGAAAGTAAGACACCATCAGGAGGAATCAACCTTGATATAAAAGATGTAGACAAAACATTAGATGAATTAGACAAAAATATGGATAAAATAAACACATCAGAAGAAGAAAAAGAAGTAGTAAAGAAAGTAACTGAAATAAAGAATAAATTAAAAAAAGCTGCAGAAAAAGTAAAAAATGAAAAAGAAGCACACAACGTGTTTAATAAAGCTACAAAAACAATTAATATACTTGTAAAATTATCAGATAAGATAATGGATAAGAACAACAAAAAGGATGTTAGTATAATTGCAGTAGAAAATATGAAGATTATACTAAAACTTATGGATAAAATAACGGATAAAAAAGAAATAAACAAAGCAACATCGGATATTATTGATGCTGCAGGAAATCTAATAGAAAAATTAGGTGGAGAGAATAAAAAAGAATTTATTAACAATGCAGTAAAGGCAGCGAAAAAAGCAATAGAAAAATCATTCAAACAAGAAATTTCAAAAGATGCATTAGAAGAGAGAAAAAATGCAGTATTAGTTAAGATAGATATGGATGAAATCAATGCAATGACAGATGAAATAGAAAGTATAGAAAGAGAAATGAAAGAAAAATTGAAGCAGAACAAGATAAATCAGAAAATAGACCTAGAAAAGATATTAAAAATAGAAATACCAAGTAAAGATAAAAAAGAAGTATATATAAGCTTGGCATCAAATGTTATAAATAACTTAAAACAAGATGGCATCGAAAAAGTAGAAATAAGAACAGAAAATGCAGTATTTAAGCTAACACCAAATACATTTAATGATAAAGAAAATAAAGAAGAAATTGCTTTGATTGCAAAGATAGTTGATAGAAATATCTTAACACCGCTTGAAAGATACAAAATACCAAAGGACTGCGTTATAATAGATTTAGATGCAAAAGTTGGAAATGAAAAAATAAATAAATTTAATGAACCAATTGAAGTAAGTATACCTTATAAGGGAAAAGTGAATAAAGGAGAAGTAGTACAAGTATTTTTACTAAAGAAAGATGGAACTATAGAAAATATGGGTGGAGAATATGACTCTGATACAAGAATGGTAACTTTTACAACTCCTCATTTTAGTAAATATTTTGCAAATAAGGTAAAAGTGATATTTAAAGACCTAGGGGGTTATCAGTGGGCAAAGGAAGCAATAGAAGCTATGGCACAAAAAGGTATAATAAATGGTCGTAAGGAAGGTATATTTGCTCCATCGGCAAATATTACAAGAGCAGAATTTGCAACACTTATGGCAAAGATGATGGGGTATAATACTGAAAATGTAGAAATACCTTTTACAGATGTAGACAAAGACACTTGGTACTATGATTATGTGGGAGCAGCATATAAAAATGGTCTAATTAGAGGTAGAAGTAGCACTATATTTGATCCAAATGGAAAAATCACAAGAGAAGAAATGGCAGTAATTGTTGCAAAAGTATTAAAGCAGAAAGGATATAAAGAAGCAACCTTAGAAGAATTAAATATTTTTACAGACAAAGAAGAAATATCAGTATGGGCAAGAGAAGCAGTAAGTATATGTGTAAGAGAAAAAATCATAAGAGGTATGGAAGATGGAAGATTTGCACCAAAAGAGAGAGCAAATAGGGCACAAGCAGCCGTAATGCTCTACAAGCTTTATAATTTAATTCATTAA
- a CDS encoding S-layer homology domain-containing protein, whose product MKKNIRSFISLLVIFTMIFTSLGLGIISPITVNAQQNMTKDTTVKLAVVGKYNEILFSPHEVTVRSVVYGKDIVSNVVYASDVLKAAGLRIEQNEDSGFITSINDQKNGIEDGTYTSMSGWMYKVNGILPNVGAGKKEVKEGDKIFFYYVKNPSDLLPSLSDFIKVKVRVYKGNEIIVNDKEVTVLKGKSVCAAIKEALEKENIKDNDIDFTIGYINKINGIEDTWLYDINDDESTCMNPEVELKDGDIIRVYTYDTVVPKSIRINKPNKDIHVGENLQLTVTALDKEGKNIDNYQPIWKTSNSNIASIDENGLLTAKSVGKVIIYAQVKGEPDKEGQCTIQIKNSSYKERVLEAIDKAAQVALKNHYSMDWVAIGLARAGKEVPSDYLQGVERYLKSHNGEFANKPTEYERMTLGILAAGGDPRNIAGYDLIEKIYNTDLDKQGINALVFGLIALDAGEYKVPENAKWNRDKLIKAILENECSNEDNDYGKKGGWAFWGTTGDPDMTGMAMTALAPYYNKREDVKAAVDRAVEYLSAIQKENGGFYSWGSFNSESCAQVIMGLCNINIDPTGEKFTKNGKNVLDALLSFEAEGGGFGHIDRNVNGMATEQALYALDQYIYYLEGKGSIYRWGNKEDQKAPEIITDLEDKTVKEAKITFTARAEDEKDGEVGIIVKVNGEVVEGENGKYEAVLKEGENKITIEAVDKVGNKAEKVYTIIYKVVKIKRIEIEKINTNIKVGNKPEIRAKIYDEEGKEVKDEKIKWTSSDEKTSIVKYGKIISLKEGKVTITAAVEKQPSIKDEITINIVPNIKTVSIRVEGYDRTIIPKTTIQVPLVDISKDLGEASGGSATESSGWGVERFNNPTNAHAIVKILKDNGFRQQTKEDREKGTDETKLFDFQDYGWGLYIAMIGGYREFDHGGISGWMYRVNGKMPPVGCNGKELEDGDEIVWYYGAYGFNNVFTKMEVDKTEVTEGESINITIVGDNGGFASKEKPLEGAIILVNGKEYKENGELVKTDKEGKASITLKKAGKYEINLTRYKIKEGKREYIDIVRPEPKIIIVKERDKKAPEIITDLEDKTVKEAKITFTAKAEDEKEGEVEVIVKVNDEIVEGENGKYEVVLKEGENKIKIEAVDKVGNKEEKVYTIIYEKVIIDDKNLEGLKDLRIDGKIIKGFKKDKLAYEVFLPSNISKVPKVTAIPSDPNAKVEIKQALDVKDKAVVKVTEPDKKTIKVYTIQFIKRKAIKISKDKPVEVKVKEGEKHLELPEITEEEIRDVEIKVDVEDIKDATIKVPLREEKGKKQALLPKLEIKSNIAKIEIPAGIITAEDKEWDGTIKMPTEVEKTSVKIENGIPEAVIEVGGDIGLTFNKAVRLVIPGQAGKKAAYIKDGKVIEITQVLREDNQEIADKEIAEGKEGKIDVGKDLIIWTKHFTKFIVYTETNTNNDTNKDSSSGGGGSASSKGIKVYTGVETKVEKYGVIINIPKDAINKDIYVKISKENSTSNIKLKEEEKLISKIFKITKDREVDFNKEVIITLPFEKTKVNENENAIAIYCYDEKDDKWIKLKDTEVDFKNSKISGKIKQFTKFAVIAIKKTEKKEEKVKTEENIKDIKGHWAEKYVKELVKIGVISGYPDKTFKPEKDITRAEFITILVKAFKLEGRKGKEFKDIKGHWAKEEIKLAASNGIIEGYEDGTCRPNEKITREEMAVIVAKVLKQKGYKEAILEELNIFTDKEEISVWAREAISMCVKEKIIRGMGDGRFAPKERANRAQAAVMLYKLYNLIH is encoded by the coding sequence ATGAAAAAAAATATTAGGAGTTTCATATCTTTACTAGTTATTTTTACTATGATTTTTACTAGTTTAGGATTGGGAATAATCAGTCCAATAACTGTAAATGCACAACAAAATATGACTAAAGATACGACAGTAAAACTAGCAGTAGTTGGAAAGTATAATGAGATATTATTTTCACCACATGAGGTTACTGTAAGGAGTGTAGTATACGGAAAAGATATTGTAAGTAATGTAGTATATGCTTCAGATGTACTTAAAGCTGCTGGCCTTAGAATAGAACAAAATGAAGATTCTGGATTTATAACAAGTATAAATGATCAAAAAAATGGTATAGAAGATGGAACATATACATCTATGAGTGGATGGATGTATAAGGTAAATGGTATATTGCCTAATGTTGGAGCAGGGAAAAAGGAAGTAAAAGAAGGAGATAAGATTTTCTTTTACTATGTAAAGAATCCTAGTGATTTACTTCCAAGTTTAAGTGATTTTATTAAAGTTAAAGTAAGAGTATATAAAGGAAATGAAATTATTGTAAATGATAAAGAGGTTACAGTATTAAAAGGAAAATCTGTTTGTGCAGCTATAAAAGAAGCTTTGGAGAAAGAAAATATAAAAGATAATGATATAGATTTTACAATAGGATATATTAATAAAATTAATGGTATAGAAGATACTTGGCTTTATGATATAAATGATGACGAATCTACATGTATGAATCCCGAAGTAGAATTAAAAGATGGAGATATAATAAGGGTTTATACATACGATACAGTAGTACCTAAGAGTATACGAATTAATAAGCCAAATAAAGATATACATGTAGGAGAGAATTTACAGCTAACAGTTACAGCATTAGATAAAGAAGGAAAGAATATAGATAACTACCAACCTATATGGAAAACGAGTAATTCAAATATAGCAAGTATTGATGAAAATGGATTACTTACGGCAAAGAGTGTTGGAAAAGTTATTATATATGCGCAAGTAAAAGGAGAGCCGGATAAAGAAGGTCAATGCACTATTCAAATAAAAAATAGTTCTTATAAGGAAAGAGTATTAGAAGCAATTGATAAAGCTGCACAAGTAGCATTAAAAAATCATTATAGTATGGATTGGGTTGCTATAGGTCTTGCAAGAGCTGGAAAGGAAGTACCAAGTGATTATTTGCAGGGAGTAGAAAGATATTTAAAAAGTCATAATGGAGAATTTGCAAATAAACCTACAGAATATGAGCGAATGACACTTGGCATATTGGCAGCAGGTGGAGATCCAAGAAATATAGCTGGATATGATTTGATTGAAAAAATTTATAATACCGATTTAGATAAACAAGGAATTAATGCTTTAGTATTTGGTTTGATAGCTTTAGATGCAGGAGAATATAAAGTACCAGAAAATGCAAAATGGAATAGAGATAAATTAATTAAAGCAATTCTTGAGAACGAATGTAGTAATGAAGATAATGACTATGGTAAAAAAGGTGGATGGGCATTTTGGGGTACAACTGGAGACCCTGATATGACAGGTATGGCTATGACAGCCCTAGCACCATATTATAATAAGAGAGAAGATGTAAAGGCAGCAGTAGATAGAGCTGTAGAATATTTATCAGCAATTCAAAAGGAAAATGGTGGTTTTTATTCATGGGGTTCTTTTAATTCTGAATCTTGTGCGCAAGTTATTATGGGATTATGTAATATCAATATAGATCCTACAGGAGAAAAATTTACAAAGAACGGAAAAAATGTATTAGATGCATTATTGAGTTTTGAGGCAGAGGGTGGGGGTTTTGGCCATATTGATAGAAATGTAAATGGTATGGCAACAGAACAAGCACTTTATGCACTAGATCAATATATTTATTATTTAGAAGGAAAAGGTTCTATATATAGATGGGGAAATAAAGAAGACCAAAAAGCACCAGAGATAATAACAGACTTAGAAGATAAGACAGTAAAAGAAGCAAAGATAACATTCACAGCGAGGGCAGAAGATGAAAAAGATGGAGAAGTAGGAATAATAGTAAAAGTAAACGGTGAAGTAGTAGAGGGCGAGAATGGAAAATACGAAGCAGTTCTTAAAGAAGGAGAAAATAAGATAACAATAGAAGCAGTAGATAAAGTAGGGAATAAAGCAGAGAAGGTATATACAATAATATACAAAGTAGTAAAAATAAAGAGAATAGAAATAGAAAAAATAAATACAAATATAAAAGTAGGGAATAAACCAGAAATAAGAGCGAAGATATACGATGAAGAAGGAAAAGAAGTAAAAGATGAAAAAATAAAATGGACAAGCAGTGATGAAAAGACATCAATAGTAAAATATGGAAAGATAATAAGCTTAAAAGAAGGAAAAGTAACAATAACAGCAGCAGTAGAAAAGCAACCAAGTATAAAAGATGAAATAACAATAAATATAGTACCAAACATAAAGACAGTGAGTATAAGAGTAGAAGGATATGATAGGACAATCATACCAAAGACAACAATACAAGTACCATTAGTAGATATATCAAAAGATTTAGGAGAAGCAAGTGGAGGAAGTGCGACAGAGTCTAGTGGATGGGGAGTAGAAAGATTTAACAATCCAACTAATGCTCATGCAATAGTAAAGATACTAAAAGATAATGGATTTAGACAACAAACGAAAGAAGACAGAGAAAAAGGGACAGATGAAACGAAGCTATTCGATTTTCAAGACTATGGCTGGGGCTTATACATAGCAATGATAGGAGGTTACAGAGAATTTGACCATGGTGGCATATCAGGATGGATGTATAGAGTAAACGGAAAGATGCCGCCAGTAGGATGTAATGGGAAAGAATTAGAAGATGGAGACGAAATAGTATGGTACTATGGAGCATATGGATTTAACAATGTATTTACAAAGATGGAAGTAGACAAAACAGAAGTAACAGAAGGAGAAAGTATAAACATAACTATTGTAGGGGATAATGGAGGATTTGCAAGTAAAGAGAAACCATTAGAAGGAGCAATAATATTAGTAAATGGAAAAGAATACAAAGAGAATGGAGAATTAGTAAAGACAGATAAAGAAGGAAAAGCAAGTATAACATTAAAAAAAGCAGGGAAATATGAAATAAACTTAACAAGATATAAGATAAAGGAAGGAAAGAGGGAATATATAGACATAGTAAGACCAGAACCAAAAATAATAATAGTAAAAGAAAGAGATAAAAAAGCACCAGAGATAATAACAGATTTAGAAGATAAGACAGTAAAAGAAGCAAAGATAACATTCACAGCAAAAGCAGAAGATGAAAAAGAAGGAGAAGTAGAAGTAATAGTAAAAGTAAACGATGAGATAGTAGAAGGCGAGAATGGAAAATACGAAGTAGTCCTTAAAGAAGGGGAAAATAAAATAAAAATAGAAGCAGTAGATAAAGTAGGGAACAAAGAAGAGAAGGTATATACGATTATATATGAAAAAGTTATTATAGATGATAAAAATCTTGAAGGACTAAAAGATTTAAGAATAGATGGAAAGATAATAAAAGGATTTAAAAAAGATAAATTGGCGTATGAAGTTTTCTTACCATCAAATATATCAAAAGTACCAAAAGTGACAGCAATACCATCAGACCCAAATGCAAAAGTTGAAATAAAACAAGCCTTAGATGTAAAAGATAAAGCAGTAGTAAAAGTAACAGAGCCAGATAAAAAGACAATAAAAGTATATACAATACAATTTATAAAGAGAAAAGCGATAAAAATATCAAAGGATAAACCAGTAGAGGTAAAAGTGAAAGAAGGAGAAAAACATTTAGAATTGCCAGAGATAACAGAAGAAGAAATAAGAGATGTGGAAATAAAAGTAGATGTAGAAGATATAAAAGATGCAACAATAAAAGTGCCGTTGAGAGAAGAAAAGGGTAAAAAGCAAGCACTGCTTCCAAAACTAGAAATTAAATCAAACATAGCAAAAATAGAAATACCAGCAGGAATAATAACGGCAGAAGATAAAGAATGGGATGGAACAATTAAGATGCCAACAGAAGTAGAAAAGACGAGTGTAAAAATAGAAAATGGCATACCAGAAGCAGTAATAGAAGTAGGAGGAGATATAGGATTAACATTTAATAAAGCAGTAAGATTAGTGATACCAGGACAAGCGGGTAAAAAAGCAGCATATATAAAAGATGGAAAAGTAATAGAAATTACGCAAGTTCTTAGAGAAGATAATCAAGAAATAGCAGATAAAGAGATAGCAGAAGGAAAAGAAGGAAAAATAGACGTAGGAAAAGACCTAATCATTTGGACAAAACATTTTACAAAATTTATAGTGTATACAGAAACAAATACAAATAATGATACAAATAAAGATAGTAGTAGCGGGGGAGGCGGAAGTGCATCATCGAAAGGAATAAAAGTATATACAGGTGTAGAAACAAAGGTAGAAAAATACGGTGTAATTATTAATATACCAAAAGATGCAATAAATAAAGATATATATGTAAAAATATCAAAAGAGAATAGTACATCAAATATAAAATTAAAAGAAGAAGAAAAACTAATAAGCAAAATATTTAAAATTACAAAAGACAGAGAAGTAGATTTTAATAAAGAAGTAATAATTACATTACCATTTGAAAAGACAAAAGTAAATGAAAACGAAAATGCAATAGCAATATATTGTTACGATGAAAAAGATGATAAGTGGATAAAATTAAAGGATACAGAAGTAGATTTTAAAAACAGTAAAATAAGTGGAAAAATAAAACAATTTACTAAGTTTGCAGTAATAGCAATAAAGAAAACAGAGAAAAAAGAAGAAAAAGTAAAAACAGAAGAAAATATAAAAGATATAAAAGGGCATTGGGCAGAAAAATATGTAAAAGAATTAGTAAAAATAGGAGTAATAAGTGGATATCCAGATAAGACATTCAAGCCGGAAAAAGACATAACAAGGGCAGAGTTTATAACAATACTAGTAAAAGCATTTAAGCTAGAAGGAAGAAAAGGAAAAGAATTTAAAGATATAAAAGGACATTGGGCAAAAGAAGAAATAAAGTTAGCAGCATCAAATGGAATAATAGAAGGATATGAAGATGGAACATGTAGGCCAAATGAAAAAATCACAAGAGAAGAAATGGCAGTAATTGTTGCAAAAGTATTAAAGCAGAAAGGATATAAAGAAGCAATCTTAGAAGAATTAAATATTTTTACAGACAAAGAAGAAATATCAGTATGGGCAAGAGAAGCAATAAGCATGTGCGTAAAAGAAAAAATCATAAGAGGTATGGGAGATGGAAGATTTGCACCAAAAGAGAGAGCAAATAGGGCACAAGCAGCCGTAATGCTCTACAAGCTTTATAATCTAATTCATTAA